From one Gadus morhua chromosome 8, gadMor3.0, whole genome shotgun sequence genomic stretch:
- the zmp:0000000521 gene encoding spindlin-W → MSKKRGRKRSSGELSESCASTLTPDPDNLLGLRIQHTWREKGNLTTWKGTVLERLTVRNTLYMVKYDGFDCVYGIELFKDERVSNLQVLSEKVVNNKIKVPPGAEELVGRAVEHLFEKEDGEKNEWRGMVLSRAPIMTHWYYITYEKDPVLYMYQLWDDYKDGDLRILPESENKHLLPADRKPGEETESLVGKQVEYITDNGLKRTGLVIYQVPAKPTVYYIKYDDDFHVHVYDLVKTT, encoded by the exons ATGTCAAAGAAACGGGGAAG GAAGCGCAGCAGCGGGGAACTGAGCGAGAGCTGTGCGTCAACGCTCACCCCGGACCCCGACAACCTGCTGGGCCTGAGGATCCAGCACACGTGGcgggagaaaggcaacctgacgACGTGGAAGGGCACGGTGCTGGAGCGGCTCACCGTGAGGAACACGCTGTACATGGTGAAGTACGACGGCTTCGACTGCGTCTACGGCATCGAGCTCTTCAAGGACGAGCGGGTGTCCAATCTGCAGGTGCTGTCGGAGAAAGTCG taaacaacaaGATCAAGGTGCCCCCGGGAGCGGAGGAGCTGGTGGGACGGGCCGTGGAGCACCTCTTTGAGAAGGAGGACGGGGAGAAGAACGAGTGGAGGGGCATGGTGCTGTCCCGGGCCCCCATCATGACCCACTGGTACTACATCACCTACGAGAAGGACCCCGTGCTCTACATGTACCAGCTGTGGGATGACTACAAAGACGGAGACCTGCGCATCCTCCCAGAGTCCG agAACAAGCACCTGCTTCCCGCGGACAGGAAGCCCGGCGAGGAGACGGAGAGCCTGGTGGGTAAGCAGGTGGAGTATATCACAGACAATGGTCTGAAGAGAACAGGCCTGGTGATCTACCAGGTCCCGGCCAAGCCCACCGTCTACTACATCAAGTATGACGACGACTTCCACGTCCACGTCTATGACCTGGTGAAGACCACCTAG